A window of Nocardiopsis sp. Huas11 genomic DNA:
CACCCCATGCGCAGTCTGGGCTCGACCGGTGTGTGGGAGCTGTTCCTGCCCGGTGTGGGCGAGGGCGACCTCTACAAGTTCCAGGTGCTGGGCGCCGACGGGCAGTGGAGGGACAAGGCCGATCCCATGGCGCGGCGCACCCAGGTCCCGCCGGCGACCGCCTCCGTGGTCACCTCCTCCTCCCACGTGTGGGCCGACCAGGAGTGGATGGCCGAGCGCAAGGGCGTGGAGCCGCACCGCGCGCCGATGAGCGTGTACGAGGTGCACCTGGGGTCGTGGCGTCCGGGCCTGACCTACGCCGAGCTCGCCGAGCAGCTCGTGGAGTACGTGACCGACATGGGGTTCACGCACGTGGAGCTCCTGCCGGTGGCCGGACACCCGTTCGACGGCTCCTGGGGATACCAGGTCACCTCCTACTACGCGCCCACGCCCCGGTTCGGCTCCCCGGACGAGTTCCGGTACCTGGTGGACTCGCTGCACCGGGCGGGCGTCGGCGTGTTCCTGGACTGGGTCCCGGCGCACTTTCCCAAGGACGAGTGGGCCCTGGCCCGCTTCGACGGCTCGGCGCTGTACGAGCACCCGGACCCGCGGCGCGGTGAGCACCCGGACTGGGGCACGCTCATCTTCAACTACGGGCGGACCGAGGTCCGCAACTTCCTGGTCGCCAACGCCCTGTACTGGCTGGAGGAGTTCCACATCGACGGGCTGCGCGTGGACGCGGTGGCCTCGATGATCTACCTGGACTACTCGCGCGACTCCGGCCAGTGGGAGCCCAACGTCTTCGGCGGGCGGGAGAACCTGGAGGCGATCGAGTTCCTCAAGGAGCTCAACACCACGGTCTACCGCCGCAACCCGCACGTGGCGATGATCGCGGAGGAGTCCACCGCCTACACGGGCGTGACGCGGCCGGTCGACATGGGCGGGCTGGGCTTCGGCCTGAAGTGGAACATGGGGTGGATGCACGACTCCCTGGAGTACGTGAAGAAGGAGCCGTTCCACCGCAAGTACCACCACAACGACATCACGTTCTCGATGGTCTACGCCTACAGCGAGAACTACGTGCTGCCGCTGTCGCACGACGAGGTGGTGCACGGCAAGCAGTCCCTGTTCAACAAGCCGCCCGGCGACGAGTGGCAGCGCTCGGCGACGCTGCGGGCCCTGCTGGCGTTCATGTGGTCGCACCCGGGCAAGCAGCTGCTGTTCATGGGCGGGGAGATCGCCCAGGGCGACGAGTGGTCGCACGAGGAGGGCGTGCCGTGGTGGCTGCTGCAGTTCGAGCACCACGCGGGCGTGCAGAGACTGGTCAAGGCGCTCAACGCCGCCTACCGGCCGCGTTCGGCCCTGTGGTCCCTGGACACCGATCCCGCGGGGTTCCGCTGGCTGGACGGCGGTGACCACGAGGGCAACACGCTCACGTACCTGCGGCACGGCGAGGACGGGTCGGTGCTGGCCTGCGGTGTGAACTTCTCGCCGGTCCCGCGCCCCGAACGGCGGGTGGGCCTGCCCGCCGGGGGCCGGTGGGAGTCGGTGCTCAACACCGACGACCCGCGCTTCGGCGGTTCGGGTTTCCCGGCACCGGTCCGGGTCGAGGCCGAGGAGGTCCCCTGGGACGGGCAGCCCTTCTCCGCCGAGATCACCCTGCCGCCCCTGGGCGCGGTGTGGTTCGAACCGGAGCGGTGAAGGTCAAGGAATCGTCACTGTAAGTTGAAGGGTCCGTTGCCTGGGCGGCGCGAACGCAAGCCCAGGTGAACGGACCTTCAAGGAACTACCCACTTCTCCTTCTCCTCCTTTCAGCGTGGGCATCGTGGGCACGTAGGCAGTGCGCCTCTCGATACCGACCAGAGGGGCGCCCCGGCACCCCAGGCGCCGACCCGCAAGCGAACGTGGCACGAACGGCCCCGACCGCACGGACGGAGGAGATCGCCTTGAGCACGGTCACCAGAGCACGAAGAACCGCGAAGAGGACCGGCCGCGGGCGCACGCACGCCCACGACCCGATCGAAGGAGCCGAGTCCGCGGAAGCGGCATTGAGGGAGATCGGGAGACTGCCCGAGGACGACCCCCGAGTCGAGCAACTGCGCGAACAGGTCGTCCTCGTCTACGCCCCCTTCGTCCGCCGTGTCGCGCTCAGATACCGCGGACACGGCGAGCCCTACGAGGATGTACGCCAGACGGCCATGGTCGGACTGCTCAAGGCCGTCCACGGATTCGATCCGGACCGCGGCAGTCCCTTCGTCTCCTACCTGCTGCCCACGGTCCTGGGCGAGATCAAACGGCACTTCCGCGACCACACGTGGGCGATGCGCGTGCCGCGTCAGCACCAGGAGAACCGTGCTCGGCTGCGGACCGCCATCGGTGTGTTCGAACAGGAGCACGCGCGCGAACCGACGACCCGGGAGATCGCCGGACTCCTCGACATGCGCGAGAGCGAGGCCGTCGAACTCCTCCAGGCCGACCAGGCCTACCGGGCCCTGTCCCTGGACGTGCCCGACAGCTGGAACGGGGAGGGCTCGGAGAGCACCAGCCCCGAGGACCGGCTCGGCACCGAGGACGAGGGCCTGGAGCTGGTGGAAGAGCGCGAGTCGCTGCGCCCCGCCCTGGCGCGGCTGAGTGAGCGGGAGAAGCGACTGGTCACCTTGCGGTTCTTCGGTGACAAGTCGCAGTCGGAGATCGCCGCGGAGCTCGGTTACTCCCAGATGCACGTCTCCCGCCTTCTGGCGGCCGTCCTCCAGCGGCTCCGCGAGGACGTGGGCGCGTGCGACTCGAAGCAGGACTGAGGGTCGCGGGTCGGTCCACCTAGCGCCGCTCAGTCCACGTAGCGCCGCGCCGGCGACCGCCGGCGCGGCGCTTCCAGGGCCCGCAGCCCGCGCTCGATCTCCGCGGGCACCGGACGCCGCTCCCCCAGCACCCATGGCAGGCCTGCCGCGGCCTCCGCCAGCGCCGCCGCGGTGGCGGCGTCGCGCGGGGCCGAGCGCAGGGTCGCCCACGTGTGCCGGCACGCTCCGGAAAGCGGGCGCCGCAGCCAGGCCGTCCACAGGGTGTTGCGGATGCCGAGGCGCCGGCGCCGGCGTGCGTCGCGCACCTCGGAGGCCACGTGGTGAATGGTCATCCGCTCGTCCCAGCACATCCACCACCCGGCGGCCGCCAGGTCGAGGGCCAGGAGTTCCTCCTCCCCGCCCAGCCACAGGCGCGACGAGAACCCGCCGACCTCCTGGAAGGCGCGGACCCGCAGCACGCTGGCCCCCGCGAGGATGCCGAGCAGGGCGGGGCCGGGCAGCCAGGAGGGGCCCTCGACCGGCGAGTGCCGCAGCTCGGGGGTGATGGGGTCCTCCTCTCCCCCGGGTTCGACGAGGATCCGCGCGGTCACCGCGCCGAGGTCGGGATGGGCGTCGAAGTGGTCGGCCGCCCGGTCGAGCGAGCCCGGCTCCCACCAC
This region includes:
- a CDS encoding SigB/SigF/SigG family RNA polymerase sigma factor, which produces MEGAESAEAALREIGRLPEDDPRVEQLREQVVLVYAPFVRRVALRYRGHGEPYEDVRQTAMVGLLKAVHGFDPDRGSPFVSYLLPTVLGEIKRHFRDHTWAMRVPRQHQENRARLRTAIGVFEQEHAREPTTREIAGLLDMRESEAVELLQADQAYRALSLDVPDSWNGEGSESTSPEDRLGTEDEGLELVEERESLRPALARLSEREKRLVTLRFFGDKSQSEIAAELGYSQMHVSRLLAAVLQRLREDVGACDSKQD
- a CDS encoding glycosyltransferase family 2 protein, with the protein product MSARTGVVVITRNRCGELLRTLDRLADLPESPPVVVVDNASDDGTPEAVARAHPGVGLIRARANLGAVGRNIGVSALDTPYVAFCDDDTWWEPGSLDRAADHFDAHPDLGAVTARILVEPGGEEDPITPELRHSPVEGPSWLPGPALLGILAGASVLRVRAFQEVGGFSSRLWLGGEEELLALDLAAAGWWMCWDERMTIHHVASEVRDARRRRRLGIRNTLWTAWLRRPLSGACRHTWATLRSAPRDAATAAALAEAAAGLPWVLGERRPVPAEIERGLRALEAPRRRSPARRYVD
- the glgB gene encoding 1,4-alpha-glucan branching protein GlgB — protein: MAELDRVVDGHHHDPHSVLGLHGPTGRNLRVLRPGAVEVAAILPDGGRTELTHLHRGVFSANVPRGTRDYRIAARYDAEGPEHVTADAYRFAPTLGELDLHLIGEGRHEELWRALGANPAEPETPMGEVPGTGFAVWAPDARGVRLIGDFNYWSGVAHPMRSLGSTGVWELFLPGVGEGDLYKFQVLGADGQWRDKADPMARRTQVPPATASVVTSSSHVWADQEWMAERKGVEPHRAPMSVYEVHLGSWRPGLTYAELAEQLVEYVTDMGFTHVELLPVAGHPFDGSWGYQVTSYYAPTPRFGSPDEFRYLVDSLHRAGVGVFLDWVPAHFPKDEWALARFDGSALYEHPDPRRGEHPDWGTLIFNYGRTEVRNFLVANALYWLEEFHIDGLRVDAVASMIYLDYSRDSGQWEPNVFGGRENLEAIEFLKELNTTVYRRNPHVAMIAEESTAYTGVTRPVDMGGLGFGLKWNMGWMHDSLEYVKKEPFHRKYHHNDITFSMVYAYSENYVLPLSHDEVVHGKQSLFNKPPGDEWQRSATLRALLAFMWSHPGKQLLFMGGEIAQGDEWSHEEGVPWWLLQFEHHAGVQRLVKALNAAYRPRSALWSLDTDPAGFRWLDGGDHEGNTLTYLRHGEDGSVLACGVNFSPVPRPERRVGLPAGGRWESVLNTDDPRFGGSGFPAPVRVEAEEVPWDGQPFSAEITLPPLGAVWFEPER